In a single window of the Parvularculales bacterium genome:
- a CDS encoding acyl-CoA dehydrogenase family protein — protein MDMSDSPAIRSFREQVRDFLATNRSKAPSGMSGSNHGQAMDWQRLLIENGYAARTIPEEYGGFGAEPDPLASLVIAEEFTAAGVPMGFSNQGISMLVPTLLEMGTEEQKKKYIPPTLRGEMVWCQGYSEPGAGSDLASLRTRATDDGDDFLVNGQKIWTSTAHAAHMMFCLVRSEPDAPKHEGISYVLIPMDTPGLEVRPLKTMTGHAEFNEVFFTDVRVPKTQTVGKRGEGWRVANATLKHERGMLGDPDATGARFRALVDLMNNEQVNGVRLMDSPVLRDRLLALQGRVMAMRYNGLRLLSARTKGGGGQGGAGARMAGLIVKLQGCELNHQISALALDALGEFGLLYGAPDERMRNKGQWQWAYMFQLGLIIGGGTAQIQKNIIAERGLGMPREPKVRKPDQK, from the coding sequence ATGGATATGTCAGACAGCCCCGCCATACGCTCTTTCAGGGAACAGGTGCGGGACTTCCTTGCCACCAACCGCAGCAAAGCCCCCTCCGGCATGAGCGGGAGCAATCACGGGCAGGCCATGGACTGGCAACGGCTCCTGATTGAAAACGGCTATGCCGCCCGCACCATTCCCGAAGAATATGGCGGCTTCGGCGCAGAGCCCGATCCGCTGGCCTCTCTGGTGATTGCCGAAGAGTTCACCGCCGCCGGTGTGCCCATGGGGTTTTCCAATCAGGGGATCTCCATGCTGGTGCCGACATTGCTGGAGATGGGAACGGAAGAGCAGAAGAAAAAATATATACCGCCGACCCTGCGCGGAGAAATGGTGTGGTGTCAGGGCTATTCGGAGCCCGGGGCGGGGTCGGACCTTGCCAGTCTGCGCACCAGGGCGACCGATGACGGTGATGATTTTCTCGTCAACGGACAAAAAATATGGACCAGTACCGCTCATGCCGCCCACATGATGTTCTGCCTTGTGCGGTCGGAGCCCGATGCGCCCAAACATGAAGGCATCAGCTATGTGCTCATCCCCATGGACACCCCCGGCCTTGAGGTGAGGCCGTTGAAAACCATGACGGGGCACGCCGAATTTAACGAGGTCTTTTTCACCGATGTGCGCGTTCCCAAAACGCAGACTGTCGGGAAGCGGGGCGAGGGCTGGCGGGTCGCCAACGCTACCCTGAAGCATGAGCGCGGCATGCTGGGAGACCCCGATGCGACCGGTGCGCGCTTCAGGGCTCTGGTGGACCTCATGAATAATGAACAGGTTAACGGTGTCCGGCTGATGGACAGCCCCGTTCTCCGCGACAGGCTGCTGGCCCTTCAGGGACGCGTCATGGCGATGCGCTATAACGGCCTGCGGCTCCTCTCGGCGCGCACCAAAGGCGGTGGCGGTCAGGGAGGAGCGGGCGCACGCATGGCGGGGCTTATTGTAAAGTTGCAGGGCTGCGAACTTAACCATCAGATTTCGGCGCTGGCACTGGACGCCCTGGGCGAATTCGGCCTTCTGTACGGCGCACCCGATGAGCGAATGCGCAACAAGGGGCAATGGCAATGGGCCTATATGTTCCAGCTGGGGCTGATTATCGGCGGCGGGACGGCGCAGATTCAAAAGAACATCATAGCCGAGCGCGGTCTTGGCATGCCCCGCGAGCCCAAAGTCCGGAAGCCGGACCAGAAGTAA
- the lnt gene encoding apolipoprotein N-acyltransferase: MILTSLASRTGNLRGYWAWLSAFVMGAGCILAFAPFHFLPVLPVCLCVTVWLLDGCASPTPRQTARRTLAVSWAFGAGFFIAGCHWTLNAFVIVFDEYRWLFIFPLFFMLVALPAFFVAACLTARLFFWQSGPGRILALASLFTLADWVRGHVVFNGFPWNLLGNSLTAVPPWAQLASLVGVYGLTFLCVLFALTPALFADGRGVPYRTGRLTRWIATPLLIMMAAGAWVWGAHHIKAVTPPTEDSLAVRMVQPNFSQEYKKNRDNIVEMANSLLRQSFFPGTHPDLDSGGGPDDGSNGDSNGDAKQPTPPVVIWPETALPVYMEREPTLLKRLATYLPEGGRLLTGSARLNAGDPLGRSSNSLLVINDRGDIETFYDKRFLVPLGEYLPLRGLMRRLGVDALAWRGGYAEGTGPPVLPLGGLPDVGVLICYESIFTGDILQAGGRPEWLLNISNDAWFGDFMGPWQHFDHAVLRTIEEGLPMVRVANTGISALIDPYGRVRAMLGVNRRGNLDVRLPAPLPPTLFSRWGDIPALTISLLVLLLLAGTAKFTRPKTRP, translated from the coding sequence ATGATCTTGACTTCACTCGCAAGCCGCACCGGCAACTTACGGGGCTATTGGGCCTGGCTGTCGGCCTTTGTCATGGGAGCGGGGTGTATTCTTGCCTTCGCCCCTTTTCATTTTCTGCCCGTACTCCCCGTCTGCCTGTGTGTGACGGTCTGGCTGCTGGACGGATGCGCATCCCCCACACCACGGCAAACGGCCCGGCGCACCCTTGCCGTTTCCTGGGCTTTCGGCGCAGGCTTCTTTATTGCCGGATGTCACTGGACTCTCAATGCTTTCGTCATCGTTTTTGACGAGTACCGGTGGCTCTTCATTTTTCCCCTGTTTTTCATGCTGGTTGCCCTGCCCGCTTTCTTCGTTGCCGCCTGTCTCACCGCCCGACTGTTCTTCTGGCAGAGCGGGCCCGGACGCATTCTCGCTCTGGCGTCGCTGTTCACTCTTGCCGACTGGGTACGCGGACATGTCGTCTTTAACGGATTTCCCTGGAACCTTCTGGGCAACAGTCTGACCGCCGTGCCGCCGTGGGCGCAGCTGGCTTCCCTTGTCGGAGTTTACGGACTCACTTTTCTTTGCGTCCTGTTCGCCCTCACGCCTGCCCTGTTTGCCGACGGAAGGGGTGTCCCGTACCGTACAGGACGTCTCACACGATGGATTGCCACACCCCTTTTGATAATGATGGCCGCCGGTGCGTGGGTGTGGGGGGCGCATCATATAAAAGCCGTAACACCACCCACGGAAGACTCTCTTGCCGTCCGTATGGTGCAGCCCAACTTTTCACAGGAGTACAAGAAGAACCGCGACAACATCGTCGAGATGGCAAACTCGCTCCTGCGCCAGAGTTTCTTTCCCGGCACGCATCCCGATCTCGATTCCGGTGGCGGTCCCGATGACGGTTCCAATGGTGATTCCAATGGCGATGCAAAACAGCCGACGCCGCCGGTTGTCATCTGGCCCGAAACCGCCCTGCCCGTCTATATGGAACGCGAACCCACGCTACTCAAGCGCCTTGCAACCTATCTGCCCGAAGGCGGCCGGCTGCTGACAGGGTCTGCGCGGCTTAATGCCGGTGACCCTCTGGGACGCTCCTCCAACTCTCTGCTGGTCATTAATGATCGTGGTGACATTGAAACCTTCTACGACAAGCGGTTTCTCGTGCCTCTGGGTGAATATCTCCCTCTCAGGGGACTGATGCGCCGGCTTGGTGTTGACGCTTTGGCATGGCGCGGGGGCTACGCCGAGGGAACCGGCCCGCCCGTCCTTCCGCTGGGCGGCCTTCCCGATGTGGGCGTTCTGATCTGCTACGAATCCATCTTTACCGGTGACATCCTTCAGGCCGGCGGGCGTCCCGAATGGCTCCTGAATATATCCAATGACGCATGGTTCGGTGATTTCATGGGTCCCTGGCAGCATTTCGACCATGCCGTCCTGCGCACCATTGAAGAAGGACTCCCCATGGTCCGTGTCGCCAACACCGGCATCTCAGCATTGATCGACCCCTATGGGCGTGTCCGCGCCATGCTGGGAGTCAACCGGCGCGGCAATCTTGATGTTCGCCTGCCCGCACCCCTGCCGCCGACACTCTTCTCGCGCTGGGGAGATATTCCCGCACTCACCATAAGCCTGCTGGTGTTGCTTCTTCTGGCGGGAACCGCGAAATTCACCCGCCCAAAAACACGGCCGTAA
- a CDS encoding YCF48-related protein — MVSVKNLYLTLSLVVVGLVATGLVMTGPSVLISQALAQPQPTGHALQSDLATRTLLLDAARSGDRLVAVGEHGHVVYSDDNGKTWTQASSVPTQVTLTSVTFPGGQTGYAAGHDTTILKTVDGGDTWTLLHNSPSSDAPVLTLYFEDENNGLAMGAFSLVLETKDGGRTWTERSLTGDPYDDLHLNGAFGARDGSIYVAAEFGTVYKSSDGGATFQTIQTPYEGSFWGGMGLPDGGVLVHGMRGNAYRTDDNGRSWKHIPTGAPLSFASATQLSNGTIVMTGLSGAVAYSEDGGHSFRTYIRPDRLGYSAVLEGADGNIVLFGEPGVVPESASFPDGATGGRAAGAP, encoded by the coding sequence ATGGTGAGTGTGAAGAACCTGTATTTGACGTTGAGTCTTGTGGTGGTGGGTCTTGTGGCAACGGGCCTTGTGATGACGGGCCCGTCCGTCCTGATTTCGCAAGCGCTGGCACAACCGCAGCCGACGGGCCATGCGCTGCAATCGGATCTGGCCACCAGAACGTTGCTTCTTGATGCGGCCCGTTCCGGTGACCGGCTTGTGGCGGTCGGCGAGCATGGCCATGTGGTTTATTCCGATGACAACGGCAAAACATGGACACAGGCTTCCAGTGTTCCGACACAGGTGACGTTGACCAGTGTGACGTTTCCGGGCGGGCAGACAGGCTATGCGGCGGGCCATGACACGACGATCCTCAAGACCGTTGACGGCGGTGATACGTGGACATTGCTCCATAACAGTCCGTCATCGGACGCGCCTGTTCTGACCCTTTATTTTGAGGATGAAAACAACGGGCTCGCCATGGGGGCGTTTAGTCTGGTGCTGGAGACGAAAGACGGCGGCCGGACGTGGACCGAACGTTCGCTGACGGGAGACCCTTATGACGATCTTCATCTCAATGGTGCGTTTGGCGCCCGCGACGGGTCTATTTATGTGGCCGCCGAATTTGGCACGGTATACAAGTCTTCCGACGGCGGTGCTACGTTTCAGACGATCCAGACACCCTACGAGGGGTCATTCTGGGGCGGGATGGGTTTGCCCGACGGCGGGGTTCTGGTTCATGGCATGAGAGGCAATGCCTACCGCACCGATGATAACGGCAGAAGCTGGAAACATATCCCGACCGGCGCTCCCCTGTCTTTTGCGAGTGCCACACAACTTTCAAACGGCACGATCGTCATGACGGGTCTGAGTGGCGCCGTCGCCTATTCCGAGGACGGGGGCCATAGTTTCCGGACCTATATCCGACCGGACCGTCTGGGCTATTCCGCCGTGCTGGAAGGAGCTGACGGCAATATTGTCCTGTTCGGAGAGCCGGGCGTTGTCCCCGAATCGGCGTCTTTTCCTGATGGCGCAACCGGAGGTAGAGCCGCAGGAGCACCTTAG
- a CDS encoding S8 family serine peptidase, which translates to MLRSVVFEKEIRHEDYENKGSFLPKSGGGWPLVRGRAVNFRKLRPAVSPLALFVALTSLAACGGGGGSVFNVSIPPPQTCTSPNGCEVTEADGDSYYVPANAPVPVDATHIRNKSAPGVEANDFGTHEPETTTEAENISTGVSYRIPPPGSTSTPPDYDIDNDQYWEYGQQLGLRTIRAEHALALDATGAGVTVGIAAGGFDHTHFDLTKARFHDRSILAYPVDPADTSLPTDPDAYIEMTAGQSHKDLIEKYLCRTNWGTSNTARIANFMQNCQSDKTHIRQADPDNPGEYLKVWRIPELYFLSLLGNTFYGTAIAGVIAAQYQTKGNMGATRTSNTVVGIAPDAQILGLAVDYTNSPRPYTSTPQNADYAPTDLTTLDLDADSPLVKDIEFLAHNSQVIQHTFTYVVGAIDLYTEDEVRTAFADVITAADTPIADGELRAGEKALYVWSAGEERDDQGNPAHATPGTVDDSSHPAVLAGLPYHIDELRGRWLAATAVTAGSDLTISRYRRHAPIDPSTAEIMDSANRCGTLPNGWIENRDDPGYAGRHYCLAAPGSSKRAGIGIKIVVAGLDTERFSLDLAGVDFAAAHVSGALAVLIEHFPTLSLEEVLIRLVDSADNTDYSGNGGTDFSDAAIYGAGLLNMQAALRPLGQMQAALGNSVRGVSLPLAGSHLTAGAAYGDALSLALVGRSMTGFDDYHTPFLLSLPGLVTTPRALSLEGRHDRLAAFSLETAHSEDGTVHHIGQHGMAAILPLDEGESMTG; encoded by the coding sequence TTGCTGCGGTCTGTTGTTTTTGAGAAGGAAATACGGCATGAGGATTATGAAAATAAAGGCAGTTTTCTGCCAAAAAGCGGGGGGGGGTGGCCTCTTGTCAGGGGCAGGGCCGTAAATTTCAGGAAGCTGCGTCCGGCGGTCTCGCCGCTTGCGCTTTTTGTTGCTCTGACTTCTCTTGCGGCCTGCGGCGGCGGTGGCGGCTCGGTCTTCAACGTTTCAATACCACCACCCCAAACCTGTACATCCCCGAATGGCTGTGAGGTCACTGAGGCCGATGGCGACAGCTATTATGTCCCTGCCAACGCCCCGGTACCCGTGGACGCTACGCATATCAGAAACAAATCTGCACCCGGTGTCGAGGCCAATGACTTCGGAACACATGAGCCGGAAACAACCACGGAGGCAGAGAACATTTCAACCGGTGTCTCGTATCGCATACCGCCCCCGGGTTCCACTTCGACTCCCCCAGATTATGATATTGATAATGACCAATACTGGGAGTATGGACAGCAACTCGGCCTGCGCACCATCAGAGCCGAACATGCGCTGGCTCTGGACGCAACGGGAGCCGGCGTGACTGTCGGTATTGCCGCCGGGGGCTTTGATCATACCCATTTTGATCTGACCAAAGCCAGATTCCACGACCGCAGCATACTGGCTTATCCCGTCGATCCGGCTGACACATCGCTCCCCACAGACCCCGATGCCTACATTGAAATGACCGCCGGTCAATCGCATAAAGATCTTATAGAAAAATATTTGTGTCGTACGAATTGGGGAACATCGAATACGGCCCGGATTGCCAATTTTATGCAAAACTGCCAAAGTGACAAAACACACATCCGGCAGGCTGATCCGGATAATCCGGGGGAGTATCTGAAAGTCTGGAGAATTCCGGAACTTTATTTCCTCAGTCTCTTGGGCAATACGTTTTATGGCACCGCCATTGCCGGCGTAATAGCGGCACAATACCAGACCAAGGGGAATATGGGCGCTACACGAACATCCAATACCGTAGTCGGTATCGCGCCGGATGCGCAGATACTCGGGTTAGCCGTAGATTATACAAACAGCCCCAGACCTTACACATCAACTCCTCAAAATGCAGATTACGCTCCAACCGACCTGACTACTCTTGATCTTGATGCGGATTCGCCATTGGTAAAGGATATCGAGTTTCTGGCCCATAACTCTCAGGTGATACAACATACTTTCACGTATGTCGTGGGCGCGATTGATCTCTACACTGAGGATGAGGTGCGTACCGCATTCGCTGACGTTATAACCGCAGCGGATACACCTATTGCTGACGGTGAACTGCGCGCCGGGGAGAAAGCGCTCTATGTATGGTCGGCGGGAGAAGAGAGAGACGATCAGGGCAACCCGGCCCACGCGACCCCGGGCACCGTAGATGACTCCTCACACCCCGCCGTTCTGGCCGGCCTGCCCTATCACATTGATGAATTACGGGGACGCTGGCTGGCGGCCACCGCCGTAACGGCGGGGTCCGATCTTACCATCTCCCGCTACAGGCGTCATGCTCCCATAGATCCTTCAACGGCGGAAATTATGGATTCCGCCAACCGTTGCGGCACTCTGCCTAACGGCTGGATCGAAAACAGAGACGACCCCGGCTATGCCGGACGGCACTATTGCCTCGCAGCACCGGGTAGTTCTAAACGAGCTGGAATCGGTATAAAAATTGTTGTGGCGGGGTTGGACACTGAGAGATTTTCACTAGATTTAGCAGGTGTAGATTTTGCGGCGGCTCATGTCTCCGGTGCCCTTGCGGTTCTGATTGAACACTTTCCGACACTCAGTCTTGAGGAAGTGCTCATACGACTGGTGGACAGCGCCGACAACACCGACTACTCAGGAAACGGAGGCACCGACTTCAGCGACGCCGCAATCTACGGGGCGGGATTGCTGAATATGCAAGCCGCCTTGCGGCCTCTGGGGCAAATGCAGGCCGCCCTCGGCAACAGCGTGAGGGGCGTTTCGCTGCCTCTGGCAGGAAGTCATCTTACCGCCGGCGCCGCCTATGGTGATGCGCTCTCGCTGGCTCTTGTGGGACGCTCCATGACGGGCTTTGACGACTATCATACGCCCTTCCTGTTATCTTTGCCGGGTCTTGTTACAACCCCGCGCGCTCTGAGCCTTGAAGGACGGCACGACCGTCTTGCGGCATTCAGCCTCGAGACGGCGCACTCGGAAGATGGCACCGTGCATCATATCGGCCAACACGGCATGGCCGCCATCCTGCCTCTTGACGAGGGGGAGAGTATGACGGGAG